The stretch of DNA CAGCGAAGGTGAACTTAACGTTTACGCCGGGGTATAGGCTGCCCTTATTAGCGATGGTTGTCAGTGACACGTAACCGCCGTTTTTGTTCTTGCTGACGGTAATGCCCTCAACGGAGAAGTCGGGAGCATCCCCGCCGTATACGTAATGTTCGAAGTATGCTTGCCACGACTTTTTAGTCGCCTTTTCCACCATTTTTTGAAAATCGGCAGTGGCCGGATGGTGAAAGCGATATTTGCGGGCATAGGAGGACATAATGGAATCCATCGTCTTCATGCCGACCTGTCTTTCGATATCCTTGAGCACCAGCTTGCCCCGCACGTAGACGTTCTGGGTGTAGGCGTTGGCTCCGCCGTATTTCCATGCATTCAGAGTCAGCGGCTTGGGAGCAGTGACGAGACTGGCCTGCAAAGGAAGATTGGAGGCGATCCCATACTCCTGTTCCATCAGCCTGTCCTCGGCATAGGAGGTGAAGCTTTCATCAAGCCAGGCTTCCTCGAATTCATTGCTTGCAACCATGCCGTAAAAATACTGGTGTCCGATTTCGTGAATCACCGTCCGCTCGAGCGAGGTGTCGGCAGTGTCCCTATTCGCGGCGAAGGCGGTAATCAGGGTGGGATATTCCATGCCTCCTGCTCCGTTGCCCTCTTTGGGCGGTACGACGATAGACAGCGTTGTATAGGGATACGGGCCGTACCATTTGCTGAAAGCGGTCAATGCGGCTTTGGCGGCCTGGAAATAGCGCTCCTTCAGATCTTTGTGCAGAGGGTCCAAATACAGCTTGATCCGTACGCCGGGCACTTCAGCCGCAGAGAACGCTTCCTCCGCATAGATAAAGTTAGGGGAAGCAGCCCAGGCGAAATCATGGACATCGTCGGCATAAAACTGATAGATTTTGCGTCCCTCTGCGATTCTGGGGTTTTTGACAGGGAATCCGGTTGCGGCCACCGTATAATTTGCGGGAACCGAAATAGCTGCGCTGTAAATGCCGAAGTCGCTGTAAAATTCAGAATTGCCGTGATACTGGTGAAGGTTCCAGCCTTCTTCCTTCACGCCGCGCGTTCCGGCCGGTTCGTAGACGCTAAGCTTGGGGAACCACTGGCCGGCCATGACAAAATCTCCGGATTCGCCCATCCGGGCGAAGATTTTCGGCAGCTGCACTTCATACTGGAGCCTGAGCGTAACGCTTTCCCCGCCGTTTACCGGCTGCGGGAGATGGATTTTGATCAGCGTCCGGTCGCCCGGATTGCCGTCGTCGGGCTGAACGTACTGCATCCGGTGCAGAAGGGACACCCCGTCTTCCGAGCGCACATCGGTCAGTGTCATGGAGCCGAATCCGTCCTCAGGCATGCTGTCGCCGCGCAGCTTGCCGCCGGATTCCTTCATGAATGTCGTCTTGTCGGAGGCAAAGGCATTGGGATAGAGATGGAAATACAGGTCGCTTACCGGTTTCTTGCCGGGATGAGTCCAAGTTATCGTCTCGGCGGCGGTTAGCCGTCTTTCATCCGGAGCAAGCTGCACGCTGATGTGATACTCCGCGACTCTCCGGCTGAGCGCCTGGGTGGATGGCGTTACCGGCGGGGCGGGTAGAGCCGGCTTTACAGCCGTCCCCTGGCGGGTACTAGCCGGGGACTTGGCCGGTTCCGGGGCGGCGGCGGACCGGGTGACCGGAGGGAATCCGGATAGCGCCCATAGCACTCCTCCCAGCAGACAGAGGGCCAGGGCGGCGAAGATAAAGGTTGTGCGGAATCGTCGCATCATACTGTAATTCCTCCCGTTGACAAGCTTCTACGGGATGTATATGTTGGCATCCGCTGTTTTATTAGCTAAAATTAAATTATTCAAGAAGAAACGGCTGTGCCGCCCTTTGCAGGCGGTCTTTCGGTTCTGGTAGAAGTATAGGGCAAAAGATAGGCGCGAAGCCTGTAAATCACTAAATTTGTACATGGGAAGGGAGTGCGGCATGGACAACAAGCAGCCGGACAGCAAGAAACAGATTGCCTTGAATATTGTGAACGCCAAGAGCAAGCATAAAGGCTTCGGAGCGGGCTCAATCGATTTGAACAACGTGTCGCCTGTGATTATCGACGGCGGTGAGGCGGTCATCGACATTGGTGCCATGCATGCCAAGAGCAAGGTGGAGAAGGGCATCAAGTTCTCCGCGAATCGTGAGGATGTGCCGGAAGGCAGACAAGTGTGGGTTGTGTGGGTGGCGGTTGAACGCACGCCGGAGGGACAGCACTATGCCGGCCTGACCGCATGCGAGATGTGGATTGACAGCGAGGCGAAGCGCGGCTGGAAGATCCTTGCCGATCATGTGAATAAGCTGGATTCGGCGCTTAAACGGCGGATCATTGTAGAAGGGCTTGGCGCACAGGAGAAGGCAGCACTCCAATCGCTGCTCGTCTCGCATAATGCGGACTGGTGGAATGCGTCGCCCGAGGAATTGAAGCAGGCTCTCGAAGGCTAAAGCGGCGGCGGGAGGTTAAGAGTTTTACGGGTATGGATACCCGTTACAGGCATAAAAAGGCTTCGTCTTTCCTTGGTTTAAAGGAAGGGCGAAGCCTTTAAATATATGAAGAACCGTGGGCCGTGTCTACCGGCCGCTTGCGAACTTTCGCTTAAGCTGGCTGACTCTTGCCTGGCTGATGCCGAGTATCCCGGCAAGTTCCTTCTGATTAGCACCTGGATGTTCCAGCATCGTTTGTTCCAGCCGCTCGCGAAGTTCGTCCGATTTGGTTTTCTTTTTGCCTGCGCCAAGATCCGAAGAGGGAACATGGACTTCCTCACCCGGCTCCTGCTCCGGTGCGTGATCGCCCTGATCGGGATTCACAAGCTCCTGAAGACAACTGTTGCAGATAAATTGGTCCTTGAAATAAGTGACATTGTCTAGACTCCTGCAGAAGGTGCATTCCGTTGAAGTGTATTTTCGCAGAACAATAATATGATCATCCAAAATGAAAAACTCAATCGGATCCCCGATATCAATATTGCGCGTCATACGGATTTCTACGGGAACCACAATGCGTCCAAGATTGTCCAAACTCCGGATCATACCTGTATCCTTCATTCCATGTCCCTCATTTATATCTTCAGATTTGGTGGTATTTAATTATTATAACAGTAAATGTATTTTAAGATAAAGGGGAAAGCGTGTACGTAAAATGAACCTTTTGCCCTCCAGTGAAGGATGTCCATTCAAAAGAAAGCGTGTCCCCCGAGCGTCCGGTATACTCAAGATTGTCGCCGGGATAGTCGATTTCGGTGTCGGGATATGCCTCCAACCAGGCCTGGTCGTCCGCGCTAAGCAGCTGCTTATATAACTGAACGCTCTGGCCGCTGCGGCGGTCGATCAGAATGAGCGTGCCTTTTTGGAAGGGCCGTACCAGCAGAAAGTCAGTATCGACGGCTTCCACCGCGAAGGCGTCATTAATGCCGGTAATCTCAAGCAGATCATAGGTTTTAAAAATGTGCCCGTCCGGATTCACAAGCGTCAGCGTCTGCCCGTCGACCATGACCACATTGCCCTGAAAAGCGAAAATATCCCGCTTCATTCCGATCATGCGGGGATTCCGGTAGTGGGTCTTTGCCTGGTCCACCAGGGAACCGTCTGAAACAAGCGCGCGCCAGCGGGTGTTGTTGATATGCGGCTCGCCGCTTGCATTCTCAATCTCGACGGCATAGCTAGCCGAGTTGATCCGGCGCGCGGACATGCTCACCCAATCGAGATCGGCAACCCGGATTATACCTGCGCGAAGGGGCACTCTACCGCTCTGTCCGGTGTACAGGACGCCCTGCTCCCGGTTCAGCCAGAACAGCTCGCGTCCCGTCGACGTCTTGATATACCTTGCCGCATAAGGGACCGCAAATCGATTGTCGCCTTTCCAGACGACCGGCACGCCGAAAGCTTTGGAGAACAGCTTATCCGGCACATAGGTCACTCCGCCCCGAATCAGCGTCTCTGCTCCCAGCATAATCACCTTCCCAGCTGCGGTATAGGCCTTCGGCTGGCCCGCCTTCAGGCTGACGGCCTGATAAAGTCCCGTCACTTCGAGGCTGGATTTGCCAGAATTCCACAGCAACTGAAGATCCAGAAAGGTAGAGATGTCTTTCAAAGGCACGTATGTAGTTCCGTTCTCCTGAAAGCCGGGATGCTCCAAGGTCAGATCGTTCAGGACGGCAGATTCCGCTGCGGACGGGACGGCGGGCGGAGTGGAAGCGCTGGAGGCGAAAGCTGCCTCAAACGGCGCGGCGGCAAACAGCAGGGTGGTGAGAGTGGAAGCGGCTAACAGAGCGGCGGTTCGTCTGAAGGCTTTGCTTCGGGTATTCATGACACAACCTCTTTCTCTTTGAAAATGGCGATAATTCACTTTAACATCAAATTATTGGGAGTGCTGTGCGATAATGGACGTACGTAGCATAAAAAAGGTTGCATAATGAATAAGCCTCTCCATTTGTTCCTACAAAAGGAGAGGCTTATTCGGAATCATAATATTACGGCAGGCTCTCTGTCCAGATAAAGGGCTCGGCCTTGTTGTCATGTGCCGAAACATAAGGGTTATCCCTGATGTAGAAGCGCCAGGGGAGGCCAGCATACTCTTCCGCGTAGGGAATGTTGATGCGCGCAGCCTGAACAATCGGAAGGCTGCGCGGATCGTCGCCGCTCTCCAGCCGGAGCGAACCGCCAGGCTGGTCAAGACGCAGCCCGTTAAGACTTTTGTCGATGCGCAGCGCCCGGCACAGCTTGCCCGGTCCGCCCGACAGGTCGGACGGCTTGCGGATGGCGGTTCCCCGGTAGGCGGCCAAGCTGCGCATCCCGGGGAGTCAGCGGCTCCACCGCGCGGATCAGCACCGCGTGGGGGTCATTCTCCTCCGCTGTAACTATATTGAAGCAGTGATACATTCCGTAGATAAGATAGACATAAGCGGTGCCGCCCGCGTGAAACATAACGTCGGTGCGCTTGGTCCGTCTCCCGCCATAGGCATGGCTCCCTTTGTCCTCCGCCCCGCCGTAGCTCTCTGTTTCCACAATCAGGCAGCGTATCTCCCCGTCCTCCGTAAGGCGGACAAGATGCTGGCCGAGCAGCAGCGGTGCCGCCTTGATCGCGGGCAGGGCCCAAAGGGAAGACAGCGGCCTTGCCGGACCGCCGCCGTCATTTCTGTTCACGGATACCACGGTAGAGAACACCTCCCTCACTAGAGCGGATAGAAGCAGCTTGTTCGCTCGATGAGTATCATCGTACCGGTCCTTGGCCCGCTGTGCAAGCACAGGGAGTTAATTGAGCCACCAACGCTTGATGTCACTCCACCAGGAATGATCCTTGTCAGAGCTGTCACCCTGTTTTGCGTCTTTTCCCGCCGCCTGCTCCGCTTCTTTGCCGTTGCCGTGCAAATCGCAGTAGGCGGTCGGCTCGGTGCCGCTGATAAAAGTCTCCAGCACCTTGTCGGGACAGGCCGCAGTGGCCAGCTTGCCGGATTCCGGATTGATATAGACGCTGACGACGCCGTCCGGAATCGGGAAAATTTTCGGCGGGACGTTCTCCAGCGCCTTTTCCGTATACTGCGCAAAAATCGGCGCGGCCCGTCTCCCTTCGGTTGTCGTAATATCGCGCCCTTTATCATAGCCGACCCAGACGGCGGTGGACAGCTCCGGCGTGAAGCCGACCATCCAGGCATCGGTATCCGTGGTTCCGGTCTTGCCGGCAACCGGACGTTTGATCAACGAGGCTACCCGGTTGCCTGTTCCGCCCGTCTCGAATACGCCTTCCATCAGCCGGGTCAACACATAAGCGGCCGCCGGCGAGACGACGCTGTCCCCTTCCGCCCTGGGAGCTTCGTATAATACGTTCCCTTTGGCATCGGTGATCTTAAGAATAGCGGTTGTCGGCATCTTGACGCCGCCGTCCCCGATAACCGAGAAGGCTCCGGCCATTTCCAGCGGGCTGACAGGCGAGGTGCCCAGCGCCAGCGAAGGCACGTCCGCAAGCGGACTGACGATGCCCATCTTGCGCGCCGTCTCGATCACTTTTTCCGGCCCCACCTTCATAATCGTGTTGACCGCGTAAATATTGTCCGAGGCCGCAATCGCCTGCCGCATGTTGATCTGGCCGAGGTATTTGTCCCCGAAGTTCCGGGGCTGATACGTCTTGCGGTTATTATCATAATGGAACAGGGTCGGCTGGCTGTTGAAGACGGAAAGCCCCGTCATTTCCTTCTCAGACAGCGCGGTCAGGTACATAATCGGCTTGAAGGAGGAACCGGGCTGCCGGGTCGTAGCGAGTGCATGATTGAACTGATTCGCCCGGTAATTGACGCCGCCGACCATGGCTTTGATATAACCGGTACGGGGGTCGATGGAGACGAGCGCCGTCTCCAGACCTCCCGCGCCTGCCATCCCTTGGGCCACCGCTGCTTCCGCCGCCTGCTGCATATCCGGATCAAGCGTGGTGTACACGCTCAGTCCTTCCAGCTCCAGCTCATCGGTGCTGATGCCGAGCAGCTTGGCCGCCGCGGCGCCGACATAGTCGCGAAAGTAAGGAGCGGTCAGCGCGGCCGTCTGCTCCTCCCGGGGCTTCAAAGCCAGCGTTTCCCCGGCTGCCCGGTCGGCCTCCGCCTGCGTAATCTCCCCCATCTCCACCATGGAGGACAAAATGATCTTCTGGCGTTTTTTGGCGTTGTCCAGATGATTGTACGGTGAATAATACGTCGGTCCCTTCGGAATGCCGGCCAGGAGCGCGCTTTCCGCGAGGTCGAGCGAAGCGGCAGATTTACCGAAATACATCCGGGAAGCCGCCTCGATGCCATATGCGCCGTGACCGTAATAAATCTCATTAAGGTACATCCGTAAAATGTCATCCTTGCTGTACTTCATCTCCAGCTGCAAGGTGTACATCGCTTCTTTCGCTTTGCGCGTCCACGTTTTTTCATGGGAAAGATACAGGTTGCGCGCCAATTGTTGGGTCAGCGTACTGGCGCCTTGGGCGCGGCTGCCATTTTCCAGATTGACCAGGACCGCCCGGCCCATGCTCCTAATATTAAAGCCCGCATGTTCGTAGAATTTACGGTCTTCCACTGCCAGCGTCGCCTGAATCAGCAGAGGTGATATATCCTTTAATCCCACCGGATCATGGCTGCGCCCATCTGCAGAGAAGACGGCGATCACATTTCCGCGGGAGTCCATCAGTCTGGAGCGGGCATCTTCCGGAATCGGCGGCAGATCCTTCTGGTATAAATAGCCGATCAGCGTGCCTGTGGAGATTAGCAGCAGGACCACTAGGCCGGTCAGAAGCAGCAGGGCCCTGCGCCAGCGGTTTTTTTTCCGTACAGGCTTGTCAGAAGATTGTAACGCCATGACACCATGCTCCTTTATCGTAATTGGGTTCTTCTTCTCATTATGGGGAAGGAAGAGTTCGGATATTCAGAGAAGGGCTAAATTAGGGTAATGAAAGGAGAAGACCTATTACGGCAACAGATCACGGAGGTGCGAACATGAACTTAACAAGAGCAATTGGCCGAAAAATAATACGAACGAAAGTGCTGCTGTGTCTCTTCGCGGCAATACTGGCGGTATCCGGCTGGAATACGGGGGGAGCGCCGGCTTGGGCGGCGTCCGCTCCCGTCTGCGGGTCGGGCGATCACGGGCTGCTGAAGGAGCTTCAGCAAAAGCGCATGAACGCCGGCAGTTCGCCGCTTTCCTTTGCGGATATCCAGTTTCTTAGCGCAGCAACCGGCCGCGCCGCCGGGAACGGCTTTATGATCGGTACTTCGGATGGCGGCTGCACGTTCCAGACGATTTATGAGGGGCAGTGGTCGTTTCGTAAAATCGAATTTCCTGACAACGTATACGGCTGGGCGCTTGCGTCCGTCCAGGAAGGACAGCCGGTCTATTTGATCCGGACGACGGACGGCGGCTCGCATTGGAAGCGGCTGTCGAACGGGCCTGTATCCTTCACGAAGATTCAGTTTACGGACCGCAAGCACGGCTTCGCGTACGACCGGGAGTTTGCCTACTACACGGCGGACGGAGGAGAGAGCTGGAGCAGAATTCCGACGCCGCCCAACACCCGAGGAGCGGTGTTCACCAGCAGGAGCAGCGGCTGGGCGGTAACGGTTGCTCCAGGAGCCGGATACCGGATTATGAAGACCACGGATGGGGGCAAGAGCTGGGCGCTCAAGCTGAAATCGGCCTTCAGCTACTCGATTGGCGCCGAGATTTACGCGGACAGCAGTCAGGTGTGGGCGGTTCTGTACGGCGAATCCGGCATGTCACAGACTTCGTATTCCTTGTACGCCAGCGCCGAAGGCGGCGGGAAATGGCGGCGCGTCATCGCCCAATCGACGGCGGGCGGCGGGCCTGCCCCCGGCAGCGGCAGCGAGGGGCGTGCCAAAGGCCCAGTCTCCGGCAAGCCCGGCAATATGCAGCTGGCCGGCGGCGGAGCCTTCCTGCTCGGCTACTCGCCGGCCGGAGCACGGGTCGGCGTGGGCCGCTCCTATACGGGCGGCAAGCAGTGGAGCAATCTGCCCGGCATACCGGGGTTTGATGGTGTGATTTCTTTTACCGGCGCGAAGGAAGGCTGGCTTGCCGTCAGGGGACTGGAACGGTCCTCGCTGTATGCCACGCACGACGGAGGCTTCACCTGGAAGCTGAAGCTCTCTTTTAAGACGAAATAGGACAGCATTAGGGGGCAGAATCCGGGCGACAATGTGATTTTGCCCCCCGGTGTGTTAAACTTCTACATAAATACAGCGATTGAATTGGCCCGGTGAACTGGATATAGTAGTACAATGGGAAAGATACCGGAATCAAGGCCCAAACGAACCAGGCAGAATGGGAGGTGCCAGGTTGCCTGATAACCCTATGCATAAATACGGCGTCTCCGTCACACTCATAAGCCGGCACGAAGGAGAGACTAGCATTCTTAACGTAAGCGGCGAAGCCACGCAAAAGGGACCGCAGCTGTATATTCGTTTTGAGGAACCCGGTCAGGGACCGGATGGCGCCGATGCGGCAGTTCGGACAACGGTCAAGATTCTGGATGACGAGCTGCGGATTATCCGCCACGGCGGCGTCCAGTCGGAGCAATCTTTCCGGAACGGTGTGCGTTTGCCCGGATTTTACCGGTCTCCCTATACCCAGTTTAATCTGTCCACCGAGACAAGGATGCTGGGGATCTCGCGGCAAGAACGTTCCCTGACAGTGAAATGGGAATACGATTTATACGTGTACGACGAGTTGTCGGGACAGTTCGCCATTAGTTTGCATATACAGGAGGAACCTTTAGTATGACACAAAGTCCAAATCCGCTTGCCCTCATTAATGAAAGGGTGAAAGAAGCCATCGCCGATGCGGTCGTCGCCGCAGGCCTGGTTCAGCGGGAAGAGCTTCCGGCAATCGTGCTGGAAGTGCCCAAAGACAAAGCCCATGGCGATCTGGCGACCAACGCCGCAATGCAGCTTACCAAAATTGCCAAGCGTAATCCGCGCCAGATCGCCGAGGCGATCGTTGAGCATCTGGATTTAAGCCAAGCCTCGATTGAAAAAGCGGAAATCGCCGGCCCCGGCTTCATCAACTTTACGCTGTCCAAATCATATCTTTATCAGGTCATCGCTCTTGTCCTGGAGCAGGGCGCCGATTACGGCCGGACGGACGCCGGTCAAGGGCAAAAGGTCGAGGTTGAGTTCGTCAGCGCCAACCCAACGGGAAGCTTGCATCTGGGACATGCCCGGGGAGCGGCCGTCGGCGATGCGCTGTGTAATGTGCTGGATTTCGCCGGTTACAAGGTCACGCGCGAATACTATATCAACGACGCAGGCAATCAGGTTTCCAACCTGAGCCAATCGATCGAGGTCCGGTATTTGCAGGAGCTTGGCCAACAGGCTGAAATGCCGGAGGACGGCTACTACGGTGAAGACATCAAGGGCTTTGCCAAAGAGCTTGTCGCTGATAAGGGCGACTCGCTCCTGGAGCTGTCGCCTGGCGACCGCGCCGCCTTTTTCCGTACCTATGGGCTAGAGAAAGAGCTGGACAAAATCAAACGCGATCTGGGACGCTTCCGCGTCGCCTTCGACATCTGGTACAGCGAGACCTCGCTGTATGAGACCGGGGAAGTGCTGCGGGCGCTTGACGAGCTGCGGGACCGCGGGGAAGTGTACGAGCAGGACGGCGCCACATGGCTGCGGACGACGAAATACGGGGACGACAAGGACCGCGTGCTGATTAAGAATGACGGCACCTATACCTACCTGACGCCGGATATCGCTTATCACAGCGATAAGTACGGACGCGGCTATGACAAAATGATCAATATTTGGGGCGCCGACCACCATGGCTATATTCCGCGGATGAAAGCCGCGATGGCGTCGCTTGGCAATGATCCGGACAAACTGGTTGTGCTGATTGCCCAAATGGTAAGCCTGTTCCAGGACGGTGAGAAGGTCAAAATGTCCAAGCGGACCGGTAAAGCTGTCACCATGGAGGATCTGATGGACGAAGTCGGCGTCGATGCGATCCGCTACTTCTTCACCATGCGCAGCATGGATTCCCATCTTGACTTCGACATGGATCTCGCCGTCTCGACCTCGAACGAGAATCCGGTGTTCTATGTACAATATGCGCATGCGCGCATTTGCAGCGTATTCCGTCAAGCCGAGGAGCAGGGCATCACCCTGCCGGAGATCGCCGGAATTGATTATTCTAAGCTGACCGCAGAGCATGAATACGCTCTGCTGCGCAAAGTCGGCGAGCTGCCGGCCGAGATTGATCTGGCCGCAGAAGGCTATGCTCCGCACCGCCTGATCCGCTATGTGTACGAGCTGGCGTCGATCTTCCACAGCTACTACAAGGCCGAGCGTGTAATCACCGAGGATGCCGCCCAGACGCTGGCGCGCCTCGCGCTGCTGGGCGCCGTTCGCCAAGCGATTGCGAACGTGCTGCGCCTTGTCGGTGTGACTGCGCCGGAACGGATGTAGCGCCCGGAAGGGACGCTGCTCGCGCGGTCTGCCGCGCAAACCATAAACTTGATGCCGTCCTGCGGGGCGGCATCTTTTTATTGCCGGGGAAATTTTTGTCGGATTTCTGCAAAGTTCCCGAAGATTAATCGCCGGAGGCGGTTCACTTAAGGCCGGAGAAGGGCTTTAGCCCCACGCGGCACAGCCAGAACCTTGGGCCGCCTCATTCCAGGCACCGCCGGCACCCTGAAGCGCCTCATCCCGTAGAGGCAGGACCTGTGCCCGCAGCTTCCCGGCGGACCCGCGTCCGTGCCCGCAGCAGGCGCACCGCGTCCACGGCGCCGCCGCCCAGCGCAGCCCGGCGTTGGCC from Paenibacillus sophorae encodes:
- a CDS encoding M1 family metallopeptidase — translated: MMRRFRTTFIFAALALCLLGGVLWALSGFPPVTRSAAAPEPAKSPASTRQGTAVKPALPAPPVTPSTQALSRRVAEYHISVQLAPDERRLTAAETITWTHPGKKPVSDLYFHLYPNAFASDKTTFMKESGGKLRGDSMPEDGFGSMTLTDVRSEDGVSLLHRMQYVQPDDGNPGDRTLIKIHLPQPVNGGESVTLRLQYEVQLPKIFARMGESGDFVMAGQWFPKLSVYEPAGTRGVKEEGWNLHQYHGNSEFYSDFGIYSAAISVPANYTVAATGFPVKNPRIAEGRKIYQFYADDVHDFAWAASPNFIYAEEAFSAAEVPGVRIKLYLDPLHKDLKERYFQAAKAALTAFSKWYGPYPYTTLSIVVPPKEGNGAGGMEYPTLITAFAANRDTADTSLERTVIHEIGHQYFYGMVASNEFEEAWLDESFTSYAEDRLMEQEYGIASNLPLQASLVTAPKPLTLNAWKYGGANAYTQNVYVRGKLVLKDIERQVGMKTMDSIMSSYARKYRFHHPATADFQKMVEKATKKSWQAYFEHYVYGGDAPDFSVEGITVSKNKNGGYVSLTTIANKGSLYPGVNVKFTFADDRTLQKTWNGQGGEVTFRLTSTAPLVSAEVDPGHEILLENKHMNNFRKASLPAAFVSRWTLSLTNAIETVLGTFVW
- a CDS encoding YwhD family protein, coding for MDNKQPDSKKQIALNIVNAKSKHKGFGAGSIDLNNVSPVIIDGGEAVIDIGAMHAKSKVEKGIKFSANREDVPEGRQVWVVWVAVERTPEGQHYAGLTACEMWIDSEAKRGWKILADHVNKLDSALKRRIIVEGLGAQEKAALQSLLVSHNADWWNASPEELKQALEG
- a CDS encoding AbrB/MazE/SpoVT family DNA-binding domain-containing protein, which gives rise to MKDTGMIRSLDNLGRIVVPVEIRMTRNIDIGDPIEFFILDDHIIVLRKYTSTECTFCRSLDNVTYFKDQFICNSCLQELVNPDQGDHAPEQEPGEEVHVPSSDLGAGKKKTKSDELRERLEQTMLEHPGANQKELAGILGISQARVSQLKRKFASGR
- a CDS encoding copper amine oxidase N-terminal domain-containing protein, which codes for MNTRSKAFRRTAALLAASTLTTLLFAAAPFEAAFASSASTPPAVPSAAESAVLNDLTLEHPGFQENGTTYVPLKDISTFLDLQLLWNSGKSSLEVTGLYQAVSLKAGQPKAYTAAGKVIMLGAETLIRGGVTYVPDKLFSKAFGVPVVWKGDNRFAVPYAARYIKTSTGRELFWLNREQGVLYTGQSGRVPLRAGIIRVADLDWVSMSARRINSASYAVEIENASGEPHINNTRWRALVSDGSLVDQAKTHYRNPRMIGMKRDIFAFQGNVVMVDGQTLTLVNPDGHIFKTYDLLEITGINDAFAVEAVDTDFLLVRPFQKGTLILIDRRSGQSVQLYKQLLSADDQAWLEAYPDTEIDYPGDNLEYTGRSGDTLSFEWTSFTGGQKVHFTYTLSPLS
- a CDS encoding DNA-3-methyladenine glycosylase, giving the protein MAAYRGTAIRKPSDLSGGPGKLCRALRIDKSLNGLRLDQPGGSLRLESGDDPRSLPIVQAARINIPYAEEYAGLPWRFYIRDNPYVSAHDNKAEPFIWTESLP
- a CDS encoding DNA-3-methyladenine glycosylase is translated as MLAQRAKDRYDDTHRANKLLLSALVREVFSTVVSVNRNDGGGPARPLSSLWALPAIKAAPLLLGQHLVRLTEDGEIRCLIVETESYGGAEDKGSHAYGGRRTKRTDVMFHAGGTAYVYLIYGMYHCFNIVTAEENDPHAVLIRAVEPLTPRDAQLGRLPGNRHPQAVRPVGRTGQAVPGAAHRQKS
- a CDS encoding transglycosylase domain-containing protein, producing the protein MALQSSDKPVRKKNRWRRALLLLTGLVVLLLISTGTLIGYLYQKDLPPIPEDARSRLMDSRGNVIAVFSADGRSHDPVGLKDISPLLIQATLAVEDRKFYEHAGFNIRSMGRAVLVNLENGSRAQGASTLTQQLARNLYLSHEKTWTRKAKEAMYTLQLEMKYSKDDILRMYLNEIYYGHGAYGIEAASRMYFGKSAASLDLAESALLAGIPKGPTYYSPYNHLDNAKKRQKIILSSMVEMGEITQAEADRAAGETLALKPREEQTAALTAPYFRDYVGAAAAKLLGISTDELELEGLSVYTTLDPDMQQAAEAAVAQGMAGAGGLETALVSIDPRTGYIKAMVGGVNYRANQFNHALATTRQPGSSFKPIMYLTALSEKEMTGLSVFNSQPTLFHYDNNRKTYQPRNFGDKYLGQINMRQAIAASDNIYAVNTIMKVGPEKVIETARKMGIVSPLADVPSLALGTSPVSPLEMAGAFSVIGDGGVKMPTTAILKITDAKGNVLYEAPRAEGDSVVSPAAAYVLTRLMEGVFETGGTGNRVASLIKRPVAGKTGTTDTDAWMVGFTPELSTAVWVGYDKGRDITTTEGRRAAPIFAQYTEKALENVPPKIFPIPDGVVSVYINPESGKLATAACPDKVLETFISGTEPTAYCDLHGNGKEAEQAAGKDAKQGDSSDKDHSWWSDIKRWWLN
- a CDS encoding DUF1934 domain-containing protein, whose amino-acid sequence is MHKYGVSVTLISRHEGETSILNVSGEATQKGPQLYIRFEEPGQGPDGADAAVRTTVKILDDELRIIRHGGVQSEQSFRNGVRLPGFYRSPYTQFNLSTETRMLGISRQERSLTVKWEYDLYVYDELSGQFAISLHIQEEPLV
- the argS gene encoding arginine--tRNA ligase; translated protein: MTQSPNPLALINERVKEAIADAVVAAGLVQREELPAIVLEVPKDKAHGDLATNAAMQLTKIAKRNPRQIAEAIVEHLDLSQASIEKAEIAGPGFINFTLSKSYLYQVIALVLEQGADYGRTDAGQGQKVEVEFVSANPTGSLHLGHARGAAVGDALCNVLDFAGYKVTREYYINDAGNQVSNLSQSIEVRYLQELGQQAEMPEDGYYGEDIKGFAKELVADKGDSLLELSPGDRAAFFRTYGLEKELDKIKRDLGRFRVAFDIWYSETSLYETGEVLRALDELRDRGEVYEQDGATWLRTTKYGDDKDRVLIKNDGTYTYLTPDIAYHSDKYGRGYDKMINIWGADHHGYIPRMKAAMASLGNDPDKLVVLIAQMVSLFQDGEKVKMSKRTGKAVTMEDLMDEVGVDAIRYFFTMRSMDSHLDFDMDLAVSTSNENPVFYVQYAHARICSVFRQAEEQGITLPEIAGIDYSKLTAEHEYALLRKVGELPAEIDLAAEGYAPHRLIRYVYELASIFHSYYKAERVITEDAAQTLARLALLGAVRQAIANVLRLVGVTAPERM